One Vicia villosa cultivar HV-30 ecotype Madison, WI linkage group LG5, Vvil1.0, whole genome shotgun sequence genomic window, atattagatattAGAAAAAGCTTATTatacaacaattaaaaaaaaggcaatataaaatttaagttcatcaaattaaaaatattataattgaaaaacatctttaattaaaatttgatttcccaaatttttgtttttacaaATAACTTTTTATATAAAGATTAACTTTTAATATTTCGAAGAGtgtatattacaaaaaaaaaaaaaataataaaagctgTATTAAATGTTGGTATCATAATAGCACAAAAATTAGTACTTAAAAATCCATGATTTGGTAAGcgaatatgtttttttattaagcttaaatatgtatttttatcaAGCAAATAAGTTTGtccttgttatttatttttagtccttGATGATTTTGTCTATTTTAGAGTTAATTCTAGTAACATGTGGAGTATTTAATTTCAATCGATGCAATATAAATATCATAAGTATTGAAATCAAGTATTCAACATTTTATATGGGccaattaaaatgaaaatcaaGAACGCAATGTATATTGACAAAACATCCATTGCAAACACTAATTTCACAATCTTTGTTAGCGACTTTTTTGAGTCTCGTCTTATTATAAGGGTGCGTACAATTGGATAGGTTATGGGGATATGGTATCCCTTTTAACCTTATTGTATATTAAGACTTTCCAATGTCATAAATgtttaaaaatattcaattattttatttattactgttatgattttaaattaatttaattttctgataaattttactataaaaagttatataaaaataaattctttttattgttaaaaaggtggataaaacaaatatatgatactaaatcaaaatatcaagtaAAGAGAGAATCAACACAAATTATCATACCTGATATCTAACTCATacacataaaattaaaatctttCAATTAGGCCATGCATGCCGATGAGTTCACAAAAGGTAAGCTACTAATAATTGGAAAGTACGCTTAATAGGATGAGTGAGCAAGATGCAATAATTAAAACGCTTGAAAAAAATTAAGTCCAATTTATATTTTACAAAATGTCctcaatcaaatcaaatcatatcTTTTTCTATGGGAATTGTTTTTAAAGGTCAAGACTTCTTCCAAAAATAGATGATCAAATTTACAAGTCCTTGCTTGTCtcacttcataatcaaatttCAACAGTTAGAACAATACAAAGTGTTCTCGTATTCCTTGTTATTAACAAAATTACTCAATAATATCATTTTTGAAAAGAAGCTGGTTCTTAGAAAGTGTTGTTTAAGTTTTTTCACTAGACCCATCCTAATAATAACATTTTTTAAATTGTGTAAAACTTTCAATAAGTTATAAAAAGttaaagaaattaattaatttaaagtaAGATAGTGAAAAtgtattcaattttaaaatttacaatttggacAAATAATATATCTGTAAAGTAATTTTGTAAGATTTTATAACAATTACTATAATTTCACATGCAAAGAAAGTCCAACACAAGAAAAAAACTCATAATCAAAAGCTCGTAAATAGTATCATAAAAATTACCATTTATTAAGGAAAAATAAGATATTATACTAAACTTACTAAAGACAAAAAAATTAGAATCATTAATATCTTTATAAATTAACATTTATAGAGTTTCCTACAAATAATAAACAATATTATACAAAAAAAGATTACTTGAAAGTAATAAATTCCAATAAAATACCATATAATagtttacatatatatatatatatatatatatatatatatatatatatatatatatatatatatatatatatatatagagagagagagagagagagagagagagagaggtagtGATTCATTTTTCTCAACAACAAAATAAGATACTTTTTATTGttttagagagaaagagagaattttcattatgttttttaaaaacaTGCAACTTTGTCATGTCACATTATTCATACTCTCAgttttctttataatttttagCAGTACAATTGCATCATCCATTCCATGTAGCGGTAtcaattctttgagatttataaTCCAATTTTTCatactttataatttattttttaaataaacaatGTTTTATGATTTGTCTTCAATTAAATAACACTCCATAATTATTTTTGTTACAGATACTAAGTGTCCCATGTTGTCTGATTCTGATATTCAGGTAGAGCAACTTTTTTTGTTAAACATATATGGACAGATTATAGTTTAATTTTTTCCAACATTTTTAATTCCCACTTATTAGGTGTAATATTaagaatttgatatttttattgctTAGTATCTTAGATGTATCTCTCAATTATTTTAAATGATAAACTTTGAaacttaaaaaattcaaattgaatattttttaatggtaatattatttggttttgttttcaCTTAAAAATTAATTACTACAATTCTATTATGAGTTCACCATTTTCACGAATAAAGTCTTcccatatatatttaattttgataaaagaaataataactgCCTTTAGACTATTTTATCAGTAAATTAGGGTTAATGGTGATATTTATGGTGAACAGGTTGAGGAAAATCCACAAGGAATTATGTCTCATAAAGAATCATATGTGTCAACGGTTTTGCCGACAAGGAGGTTTCTTAGTCCGGCTGGATCACATCCTCCAAACTGCGTAAACAGTTGTGAAACTTGCACTCCATGCACACCTGTCCTCGTTGCAGGGCCACCACCTGAATCACAGGTGTGGAAGTGCAAATGCAAGGATAAGTTATACGATCCAATTGGTTAAAAATTATTTATCTGTATGTTTAATATCAACTTACGATCAATAAATGACACTCCACACTACGGTAATTAGAGTCTTCTGTTCAGTTATATTTATGGGTTCTCCATgcttaaataaattttactataaaaagttatataaaaataaattctttttaTTGTTAAAAAGGTGGATAAAACAAATATAAGATTTTATATCCAAATATCAAGTAAAGAGAGAATCAACACAAATTTTCATACCTGATATCTAACTCATacacataaaattaaaatctttCAATTAGGCCATGCATGCCAATAAATTCACAAAGGTAAGTTACTAATAATTAGAAAGTACACTTAATAAGATGAGTCAGCAAGGTGAAATCATTAAAAcgcttgaaaaaaaattaagtccAATTTATTTATAACATCCTCCAAACTGCTTAAACAGTTGTGAAACTTACACTCCATGCACACCTGTCCTCATTCCAGGGCCACCACCTGAATCAAAGGTGTGGAAGTACAATTGCAAGGATAAGTTATACGATCCAATTGGTTAATACTTATTTATCTTTATGTTAATTATCAAATTAAGATCAATAAATGAGACTCCACGCTATGGTAATTATAGTCTTCTGTTCGGTTATATTTATGGGTCCTCCAttcttttaaatgtttgattttggggtttGAGTTTATTTTACTCGTTGTACTTTTTCCTTGTTTGATTCCAAAGAGGTAAAtaaattttatggaaaaaattgtGTAATGAGTTGAATGTTTAATATTATATACTatacattttttgtttttctataataatgtacataattaatatatatttaatgtttaattaattttttaatcataaagagaTACAAAAATTATAAGAAGGATAAAACTTATTCTAACCCACAAAAAGAAGGCACATTTAAGGAATTTTATAATATTGGTGAAATTTAGAGACTAAACTTTTCCACATTTatagaagaaaaaattatttaagttgttatggattttctatattaaaaaaataatattagatattAGAAAAAGTTTATTatacaacaattaaaaaaaaggcaatataaaatttaagttcatcaaagtaaaaatattataattgaaaaacatctttaattaaaatttgatttcacaaatttttgtttttacaaATAACTTTTTATATAAAGATTAACTTTTAATATTTGGAAGAAtgtatattacaaaaaaaaaaataaaagctgTATTAAATGTTGGTATCATAATAGCACAAAAATTAGTACTTAAAAATCCATGATTTGGTAAGcgaatatgtttttttattaagcttaaatatgtatttttatcaAGCAAATAAGTTTGtccttgttatttatttttagtccttGATGATTTTGTCTATTTTAGAGTTAATTCTAGTAACATGTGGAATATATAATTTCAATCGATGCAATATAAATATCATAAGTATTAAAATCAAGTATTCAACATTTTTTATGGGccaattaaaatgaaaatcaaGAACACAATGTATATTGACAAAACATCCATTGCAAACACTAATTTCACAATCTATGTTAGCGACTTTTTTGGGTCTCATCTTATTATAAGGGTGCGTACAATTGGATTGGTTATGGGGATATGGTATCCATTTTAACCTTATTGTATATTAAGACTTTCCAATGTCATAAATGtctaaaaatattcaattattttatttattactgttatgattttaaattaatttaattttctgataaattttactataaaaagttatataaaaataaattctttttaTTGTTAAAAAGGTGGATAAAACAAATATAAGATTTTATATCCAAATATCAAGTAAAGAGAGAATCAACACAAATTTTCATACCTGATATCTAACTCATacacataaaattaaaatctttCAATTAGGCCATGCATGCCAATAAATTCACAAAGGTAAGTTACTAATAATTAGAAAGTACACTTAATAAGATGAGTCAGCAAGGTGAAATCATTAAAAcgcttgaaaaaaaattaagtccAATTTATTTATAACATCCTCCAAACTGCTTAAACAGTTGTGAAACTTACACTCCATGCACACCTGTCCTCATTCCAGGGCCACCACCTGAATCAAAGGTGTGGAAGTACAATTGCAAGGATAAGTTatactgtaacacccatatataattacatgcatcaaatcatataaatatacatgaatccaagtatttggtactgaaataccaataagttcctagtcaacacattatacatattaatgcccaaatacaaaaattctacacaatggcataatacatacaagatgttcaaaataaaatactaagaactagatcaaacaatgatctcaaaaggactccacaacggaagcttcgccataccaaaagaacataaggaataagggattaattgctttctccttacccttcgcggaacctgtagtacctgaaatcaatatataatggggtgagatataaaatctcagtgagttccctatcctatggatcctctcggctttacaaggttctagcctatcactctcaaatcaagacaaggaactagaccttgagttcacacactaacattatatggaatcatacttagagttcaacaactcaacacaagattattaatcggaaaccaataccaaggcatccccatattcccgtccccttctacgtctaggaggtggcacgagtcatgaatcctttggaaaaatcttgacatacgaaatggattcggactcatgagcctttccccatgaatcgtcacttcacatggcccgtacaccatcacaagtctctacccgtaggttccattcgtacacaaaagcgggaatcaaacctgccaagattatgtgcccttccgcacggtgaatgcctgttagcattcaaaggaaaaataaagaaataaagaaaaatactacggttccgattaatacatcaacaatggtgatcgcttccgcaaaccactaggcctgttagcctttcatactttggtgaccgctcacgcaaatcactaggcctgttagcctttcctcataagattccaaacacgtatgttccatataatgtctcatcctaggtttctttgttaagctacacaacctaacaattcctagttttcctcacttatcctttattcacataataatgaagttattcaaccctcttgatataaacatatataacaaggtatactaatccacctgcaatagaactcaataacaattatagagtacacaagcatcataccaaaagcataacgttctcaagaattcgaacgaaaaccaacccaagaAATCAAGaaattcccgactctcgattaaataattctccctttgttcccaaaacctacactactagaaagtacacgcttctagcttcctatcacttcgaacggtgattaaaacagagttatggttcaaaagttacgatcgAAACAGTTTATCTCATGAAACTAAAGAATTGGCTAAGtaaccttcagttcgcgccgcgcaacagctaggtcgcgccgcgaacctcaggCAGTGGCAAACCTCACAACATTCTTATAGTGTTCGCGTCGCgtacccttgtacgcgccgcgtactgatgacAGAACCAAGacccctaaaaacctgcatagcTCGCGCCGCgtagccccgttcgcgccgcgaagcgcgcgaaaaaTCAGAATTCCAGATCTGTTTCTTGCTTTTCCCATGGTTTAATCCAACCATCTCCATACTTAAACCTGTTCCAGAATCATACTAAAGCATAGAACAACTTATACATGGTACACTTGGAATATACAACACTAAATCATGAACATTTATGGTTTGATTCAAAACCTAGGTTTTTCTATAGAAACCCCAAAAAGCATAACTTATGATTTCCATCCATAATcaaaagctataagtttctaactagaacccacctcgattatgagtcgttgatgtcgaagatgagtcgattcggcggagaattgatgaagatccaagctttttcctctttctcctcttgctcttccttctctctacttcttctctctaacttGCCTTTGAAGAAGAATAATGAAGGAGAAAGCAAAGTGaaggatataagaaaaatatcttaAGTTAGCACTACTAACTcatatgtccaaaagtatctctaatacaccaattaataaaacctcagtgtcagctaataacattagagcatttaatttaatacggggtattacatcctcccccccttaaatagaaattcgtcctcgaatttaagaattacctgaatagatgagggtaagcatcccgcatttccgattcaagcTCCCACATAGCATCACCCGGATGTGTTGCTTCCCACTGAACCTTAACAAGAGGAATTTCCTTATTtcgtaacactttagtctctcttcccacgATACGGCTCGGTAAAgattcaaaagtcaaatctgattctaaCTCAACTGCATCTGTTAACATTGGCTAAAAgggatcgggaataaacttccgaagttgagacacgtgaaaaacatcatgcatttccgATAGAGAAGGTGGTAAAGCTAAACgataagctacttcaccaatcctttctagaatctcatacggtcccacgtatctcagACTTAACCTTCTCGACTTAAACGGTCCCAAAACTCTACCATTACCAACTCCTGATcaacacaacggtgttctgcATTTTCTCTCATACAATACTTCATAAGGTGTCATACCAACATCGCGTGATAACTATTATTATACGCAATTCAACAAATGGCAAAAGCTCtttccaatttcctctactttcaagcacacacgCTCTAACATATCCCCTAAGGTTTATATCGCTTATTCCGTTTGACTGTCTGCTTGAGGGTGATTCGACGTGCTCAACACCATTCAGATCCCGTGACttgttgaaaagctctccaaaCTCGATGTAACTTTGGACCTCTATCCGACACTATACCAGAGGGTACACCATGTAACTTCACCGTTTCTGCAATAaataaccgtgcaagatgacttgtcttgtaagtagtcttcacggttaagaaatgtgcagatttcgtcaaccgatctacaatcacccaaatagaatcatatccaccttgagtacgaggtaaactaactgcaaaatccattgaaatactatcccacttccatattggaatctctagtggtcGTAACAATCCACATGTTCTTTGATGTTCtatctttacttgttggcatacggtacactccgatacgtacaccgcgacatctcttttcattccggaccaccaataatctcctttcaaatcttgataagaacccggatgtatagtgaaagcacccttgtgagcttcatccaaaatccttcctTTCAATAGCGCATCGTCCagaacacaaatcctctgattaaacataatcaccccATCTGTAGTTCGAGTAAatcctggttgaaccaacacctcttgtaacttagtaTCAGACGCTTATGCTCGTTGGATGTCGTTTCTCaaaatagaattaacattcaagtttcccatcaatactccattttgggcCCAAACAATTGAAGATTGAGATCTCGAAATTTCTCCAATAATGCACACTCTAACATCATCgattcggccctctttaacaccttccgactcaaagcatccgccactttatttgctttgcctggatgatacttcaagtcaaaatcataatcctttaagtattccatccaccgcctctgacgcatattcaactccttctggtcgaataggtacttaaactcttgtggtcgctgaacatttcaaaatgaactccattCAAGTAATGACGTCACACCTTCagggtaaaaaaaaaaacaaccgcagccaaatctaaatcatgagttggataattctcctCGCGGAactttaactgtcgagatgtgtatgctaccacctggccctcctgcatcaatacacctcctaaccctttcttggaagcatcgcaaaatacttcataggacttatttggatcaGGAGCGATCAAAACAGGAGCAGTCGCTAATCTTTTCTTCAAACTCATGAAGCTTTGTTCACACCCtgaatcccaatcataaggacactcctttcTGGTAGTCTAATCATCGGTagagccaattgagaaaacccttttataacCCTTCTGTAGTAGCTGGCTACacccaagaaacttcggacttctgaggCATCATTCGATCTCTCCCAAATAATTTACCGCTTCAATTTCGACGGATCCCCcgccacacctccttgagatatgacatgaccaagaaatcttacctccgtcatccaaaactcacacttgcttaACTTACCAAACAATTGATTCTAGCAATACCGACAGAGCAATTctcaggtgttcttcgtgctcttgtggagtacgagaataaataagaatgtcatcgataaagactaccacaaattgatctaagtaaggctggaatatccgattcataaaatccatgaaaacagctggagcattcgtaacaccgaaaggcatcaccaagaattcgtaatgaccataacgggttctaaatgcagtctttggtacatctgagctcttcacacggatttggtgataacctgaccgcaaatcaatcttcgagaacacacaggctcctttcaattgatctaacaagtcgtttatcctAGGCAAAGGGTATTTATTCTTGATGGTGGCATTATTCAActgacggtaatcaatacataacCTCATCCCACCGTCCTTCTACTTTACTAACAACAccggagctccccacggtgagacactaggtcgcacgAAGTGTTTATCCTTCCGTTCCTCCAATTCTCTCTATCCaagtggtgccatccgatacaaagaaacggatataggagtcgttctcggtatcaggtcaatagagaattccacttccctttccggagggaCGTCTGGAAAAACCCTAAAAACAGCAATTTGTGAAactctaacttgtcacccgtctccttagtaagaaccaacagaacagacttctcttCTCAAACAAGAATTTAATCATGCCTACCGTACCTTCCAGTATAGTAATTAAAACATCTTTCGGAGTAacttcttcagatggaataatgatcaacttctcttcacacccaatgaatACTAAAAATAGCAGAAGACCTATCCATTCCAAAACAACATCTACTTTCTTAAGTGGTAAACAATTCAGGTCAATCTAGAAGtttcctaccacccacagataacacacaattctcatacaccaacggtgtctcgacTATCTCATCCAAGGCATACATTCGACCAGTACTTCTTCCTTACatttgattcctattctgaggtCCATTCCTCACCACATGCCTTTCTTGTCAAAATAAAACATTTCACCCTTTTTAAGGTTACgccttccaaggtgattcttaccacaaccacgacacaccggaggtgcactaaaCCGAGAACCTTACACTTGTTTCCCTTAGAAAACTTGTGACCTAGGCCGAAACTGTTAGCTTGGCCTTCCTTTCTcattctgattcttcttcaaattttcctcagcttgaactttcttcaaactggtctcagccacataacattgtcaCAACAACTCCGTATAGGTAGTGAACTCCCTCTAGGACACACTATGCGAAAATATCAGCCcctaaaccaaacagaaactggtctACCTTCTaactctcatcaggagcatacccGGCCTGTCTAGAATAAGCAGCCAGAATTCCAAACTTCTCTGCATAAGTAGCTACCGACATATTCTCCTGCCTTAACTATTGGAACTCCGATTCCTTTTTAGTCCTCAGGGAACTAGGAaaatatttctccataaaagtggtcttgaaattaaCCCACTCCTTAGGTACCTCTTGAATAGTCATCAACGCAGAAGCACTCTTCCACCATCTCATCGCTGGACCTTTTAGCGAATGAGAAGCAACACCACCTTGCCCTCatcactacaatgcacgatctccAAGATTCCTTccacattggccacccactcgTGTGCCTTAATAGGATCTAATCcgccatgaaattccggaggattcatgcgaatgaaatccttATAAGTCGCACCTGCAGCTTCGGGTACAACCACTGGAACATATGACCGCCATTcctctgttgcatcatctgcagcatgaactgattctgctgctgttgcatgaactggggccacGGAAATTCTCGCCGCCATACGGTTGATTCACTTGTGGGGGTTGAGTGTGGGGGTcaaccacgagtcctgcgtccgtccaccatgttcctggaggtcatgaaaatgggattaagttgatcaggcttaataccatagtcataacacaacaaaaatcatgggaacccaacacatcttggacataaagaaacacttataatatctcatggctaggtcgaggatacgacctgctctgataccaactgtaacacccatatataattacatgcatcaaatcatataaatatacatgaatccaagtatttggtactgaaataccaataagttcctagtcaacacattatacatattaatgcccaaatacaaaaattctacacaatggcataatacatacaagatgttcaaaataaaatactaagaactagatcaaacaatgatctcaaaaggactccacaacggaagcttcgccataccaaaagaacataaggaataagggattaattgctttctccttacccttcgcggaacctgtagtacctgaaatcaatatataatggggtgagatataaaatctcagtgagttccctatcctatggatcctctcggctttacaaggttctagcctatcactctcaaatcaagacaaggaactagaccttgagttcacacactaacattatatggaatcatacttagagttcaacaactcaacacaagattattaatcggaaaccaataccaaggcatccccatattcccgtccccttctacgtctaggaggtggcacgagtcatgaatcctttggaaaaatcttgacatacgaaatggattcggactcatgagcctttccccatgaatcgtcacttcacatggcccgtacaccatcacaagtctctacccgtaggttccattcgtacacaaaagcgggaatcaaacctgccaagattatgtgcccttccgcacggtgaatgcctgttagcattcaaaggaaaaataaagaaataaagaaaaatactacggttccgattaatacatcaacaatggtgatcgcttccgcaaaccactaggcctgttagcctttcatactttggtgaccgctcacgcaaatcactaggcctgttagcctttcctcataagattccaaacacgtatgttccatataatgtctcatcctaggtttctttgttaagctacacaacctaacaattcctagttttcctcacttatcctttattcacataataatgaagttattcaaccctcttgatataaacatatataacaaggtatactaatccacctgcaatagaactcaataacaattatagagtacacaagcatcataccaaaagcataacgttctcaagaattcgaacgaaaaccaacccaagaAATCAAGaaattcccgactctcgattaaataattctccctttgttcccaaaacctacactactagaaagtacacgcttctagcttcctatcacttcgaacggtgattaaaacagagttatggttcaaaagttacgatcgAAACAGTTTATCTCATGAAACTAAAGAATTGGCTAAGtaaccttcagttcgcgccgcgcaacagctaggtcgcgccgcgaacctcaggCAGTGGCAAACCTCACAACATTCTTATAGTGTTCGCGTCGCgtacccttgtacgcgccgcgtactgatgacAGAACCAAGacccctaaaaacctgcatagcTCGCGCCGCgtagccccgttcgcgccgcgaagcgcgcgaaaaaTCAGAATTCCAGATCTGTTTCTTGCTTTTCCCATGGTTTAATCCAACCATCTCCATACTTAAACCTGTTCCAGAATCATACTAAAGCATAGAACAACTTATACATGGTACACTTGGAATATACAACACTAAATCATGAACATTTATGGTTTGATTCAAAACCTAGGTTTTTCTATAGAAACCCCAAAAAGCATAACTTATGATTTCCATCCATAATcaaaagctataagtttctaactagaacccacctcgattatgagtcgttgatgtcgaagatgagtcgattcggcggagaattgatgaagatccaagctttttcctctttctcctcttgctcttccttctctctacttcttctctctaacttGCCTTTGAAGAAGAATAATGAAGGAGAAAGCAAAGTGaaggatataagaaaaatatcttaAGTTAGCACTACTAACTcatatgtccaaaagtatctctaatacaccaattaataaaacctcagtgtcagctaataacattagagcatttaatttaatacggggtattacatatACGATCCAATTGGTTAATACTTATTTATCTTTATGTTAATTATCAAATTAAGATCAATAAATGAGACTCCACGCTATGGTAATTATAGTCTTCTGTTCGG contains:
- the LOC131606572 gene encoding EPIDERMAL PATTERNING FACTOR-like protein 6, translated to MFFKNMQLCHVTLFILSVFFIIFSSTIASSIPCSDTKCPMLSDSDIQVEENPQGIMSHKESYVSTVLPTRRFLSPAGSHPPNCVNSCETCTPCTPVLVAGPPPESQVWKCKCKDKLYDPIG